In Methanobacteriaceae archaeon, the following proteins share a genomic window:
- a CDS encoding substrate-binding domain-containing protein, whose amino-acid sequence MNNKILAAILIMIIALIGVGAYAMNGGFQEKQILRISTTTSLEDTGLVDNLETAFEKEHPNIDVQFVSAGTGIALKYGEKGDADMVIVHDKKKEQQFIDDGYGTKRYPFAYNYFYIVGPTNDPAKIKGMKNATEAFKKIMEAGEANSSVKFVSRGDNSGTNSRELKIWNNTKANYNSSINGSSWYIETGKGMGDTLVIANEKSAYTLSDSGTYLAFKGNITLVPYLTSGKDLLNVYSAIPVNPEKIKGVNYNASMEFVDFLLSTEGQQLIGNYGKEKYGQALFIPLYGKGEPT is encoded by the coding sequence ATGAATAATAAGATTCTAGCAGCAATATTAATAATGATTATTGCATTGATAGGTGTTGGGGCTTATGCCATGAATGGGGGTTTCCAGGAAAAGCAAATCCTTCGAATATCAACCACAACCAGTTTAGAAGATACTGGACTGGTTGATAACTTAGAAACCGCTTTTGAGAAGGAACATCCCAACATCGATGTGCAATTTGTCTCAGCAGGAACTGGAATCGCACTTAAATACGGGGAAAAAGGTGACGCCGATATGGTTATAGTTCACGATAAGAAGAAAGAACAGCAATTCATAGACGATGGATACGGAACCAAGAGATATCCATTTGCCTACAACTACTTCTATATTGTGGGACCAACCAACGATCCTGCGAAAATAAAAGGCATGAAAAATGCCACAGAAGCATTTAAAAAGATTATGGAAGCTGGAGAAGCAAATTCTTCCGTAAAATTTGTATCCAGAGGAGATAATTCCGGGACCAACTCTCGTGAATTGAAAATCTGGAATAATACTAAAGCCAATTACAACTCCAGTATAAATGGATCTTCTTGGTACATTGAAACTGGAAAAGGAATGGGTGATACCTTAGTCATTGCCAATGAAAAATCGGCTTACACTCTATCTGATTCTGGTACTTACCTGGCATTTAAAGGAAATATAACTTTAGTTCCTTACCTGACCAGTGGTAAAGATCTTTTAAATGTTTATTCTGCCATACCAGTGAACCCAGAAAAGATAAAAGGCGTAAATTATAATGCTTCCATGGAATTTGTTGATTTCCTCTTATCAACCGAGGGCCAGCAGTTAATTGGAAACTATGGTAAAGAAAAATACGGACAAGCACTTTTTATTCCCTTGTATGGAAAAGGTGAACCTACTTAG
- a CDS encoding 4Fe-4S binding protein, whose translation MVVVKREGKQNRSLEHKNQKCLGCGICTDICPTSALRLGPILPIARGLLKIDFISINQEKCCLCGLCASSCPFDALEFCINDENTRHMKQYPQWNHNASIDEKECIYCGKCAIACPRDAIHLQRKLPARSDLVFGETEVDLDKCVYCGMCEEMCPADAITIEKNEISSDKPYVGSSTKIDESKCIYCGICKRICPEDAIKIVCTTCMNRDNIKPVAVDGDIILDEDQCINCGWCQEICPVDAAHVTKPFEGNITFEENFECKGDSCHACEDVCPCNAISMVDNHSFINPQFCVLCGACERACPQKGIVIERIDMRLANVRSTSWDKRLNSLKQSK comes from the coding sequence ATGGTAGTTGTAAAAAGAGAAGGAAAGCAAAATCGTTCTCTAGAACATAAAAACCAAAAATGTCTAGGCTGTGGCATTTGTACCGATATTTGTCCCACTAGTGCCCTGCGGCTGGGTCCTATTCTTCCCATAGCAAGAGGACTTTTAAAAATTGATTTTATAAGTATTAACCAAGAAAAATGCTGCCTATGTGGATTATGTGCTTCTTCTTGCCCATTTGATGCTTTAGAATTTTGTATAAATGATGAAAATACACGGCATATGAAACAATATCCACAATGGAACCATAATGCATCCATAGATGAGAAAGAATGTATCTACTGCGGTAAATGTGCCATAGCTTGTCCCAGAGACGCTATACACCTACAAAGAAAATTACCAGCTCGATCGGATTTAGTATTTGGAGAAACAGAGGTAGATCTGGATAAGTGTGTTTACTGTGGTATGTGCGAAGAAATGTGTCCTGCAGATGCCATTACCATTGAAAAAAATGAAATCAGTTCCGATAAACCCTACGTTGGCAGCAGCACTAAAATAGACGAATCAAAGTGTATTTACTGCGGAATATGTAAACGTATTTGTCCTGAAGACGCCATTAAAATTGTTTGTACAACTTGTATGAATAGAGACAATATTAAGCCCGTCGCAGTAGATGGAGATATAATTCTTGATGAAGACCAGTGCATAAATTGTGGCTGGTGCCAGGAAATTTGTCCAGTTGATGCAGCCCATGTTACCAAGCCATTTGAAGGAAATATAACCTTTGAAGAGAATTTTGAGTGCAAAGGAGATTCATGCCACGCTTGTGAGGATGTTTGCCCATGCAATGCTATTAGTATGGTGGATAACCATTCATTTATTAACCCTCAGTTTTGTGTTCTATGTGGGGCTTGTGAACGAGCTTGTCCTCAAAAAGGAATAGTTATAGAACGTATTGACATGCGACTAGCAAATGTACGTTCCACTTCGTGGGATAAACGATTGAATAGCCTAAAACAATCCAAATGA
- a CDS encoding ABC transporter permease: protein MNEFLNGMLQAINLILTLNPELVEITTRTLFISLSATFIAALIAIPLGGLINFKKFKGKRSLINLIQTLYSLPTVLVGLFVFLLLSQQGVFGDLNLLFTPTGMIIGQTLLILPILIGFTITALKTVGKDLTDLSISLGASEFQTIYTIMREAKYAIMAAVILGFGRAISEVGVAIMIGGNIRGATRVITTTISLETSKGNLELSIALGIILLGIALIINLILNQIQEP from the coding sequence ATGAACGAGTTTTTAAATGGAATGTTACAGGCTATAAATCTAATTTTAACCTTAAATCCAGAATTAGTTGAAATAACCACCCGTACTCTTTTCATATCTCTTTCAGCCACATTCATAGCAGCCCTAATTGCCATTCCCCTGGGAGGATTAATTAATTTTAAAAAATTTAAGGGCAAAAGAAGTCTGATAAATCTAATTCAAACTTTATACAGTCTCCCCACAGTCCTGGTGGGTTTATTTGTATTTTTGCTACTCTCCCAACAAGGAGTATTCGGTGATCTCAATCTATTGTTCACCCCCACTGGAATGATAATAGGTCAGACCCTTTTAATATTACCCATATTAATTGGATTTACTATTACTGCCCTTAAAACCGTGGGGAAAGACCTCACAGATTTATCTATTTCCCTGGGAGCCAGTGAATTTCAGACCATTTACACCATAATGCGCGAGGCTAAGTACGCCATAATGGCCGCTGTGATTCTGGGATTTGGAAGAGCCATATCCGAAGTGGGTGTGGCCATTATGATTGGAGGAAATATCAGAGGGGCCACCAGAGTAATAACCACTACCATATCTCTGGAAACATCTAAAGGTAATTTAGAGCTTTCCATAGCTTTAGGGATTATCCTGCTGGGCATAGCACTTATAATCAATCTCATACTTAACCAGATACAGGAACCTTAA
- a CDS encoding ABC transporter substrate-binding protein has translation MTIYVCMDDTDNLHSRGTGRLARAVADELAKNYPLRGVTRHQLYFHPDIPYTSHNSCGVIHLESDDQNELTDIFEIAREEMLNDFIEGSDPGLAVAHHSQILPPLVAYGRDAKDTVLNQGKSRTLARNLGIRLEGLGGTEDGVIGAMAGLGLAFTNIDGRFLQIGKIRDLTGAQTVENLLDAGIDIVFNIDGRIVTNGEVINEENKPVKPCPVNGKAVLFVEEGRDGLLTAVKRN, from the coding sequence ATGACTATTTACGTTTGCATGGATGATACTGACAATTTACATTCAAGAGGCACCGGACGATTGGCCCGGGCAGTGGCAGATGAACTGGCCAAAAATTATCCGCTTAGGGGAGTTACTCGGCACCAGCTTTACTTTCACCCGGATATTCCCTACACCTCTCACAACAGTTGTGGGGTAATCCACCTGGAATCAGATGACCAGAATGAATTAACGGATATTTTTGAAATTGCCCGAGAAGAAATGCTCAACGACTTTATTGAAGGCAGTGATCCTGGTCTGGCCGTAGCTCATCACAGTCAGATTTTGCCTCCATTGGTGGCATATGGTCGAGATGCAAAAGACACTGTCTTAAATCAAGGTAAATCAAGAACACTTGCTAGAAACCTGGGAATAAGATTAGAAGGCCTGGGTGGAACAGAAGATGGGGTTATAGGGGCCATGGCTGGATTGGGTCTAGCTTTTACTAATATTGATGGCAGATTTCTGCAAATTGGGAAAATCAGAGACCTTACTGGCGCCCAAACTGTGGAAAACCTTCTTGATGCTGGAATTGATATTGTTTTTAATATTGATGGTAGAATCGTGACCAATGGTGAAGTCATTAATGAAGAAAATAAGCCTGTAAAACCATGCCCTGTTAATGGGAAAGCAGTTTTATTTGTGGAAGAAGGAAGGGATGGCCTTCTTACGGCTGTTAAGCGCAATTGA
- a CDS encoding TOBE domain-containing protein has translation MKISARNSLKGKVEEVKEGVVTATIKMKIETPGEITATITKEAVEDLGLKVGDEVMAIIKSSEVMIAKK, from the coding sequence ATGAAAATAAGTGCTAGAAATTCATTAAAAGGAAAAGTGGAAGAAGTCAAGGAAGGGGTTGTAACCGCCACAATAAAGATGAAAATTGAAACTCCAGGCGAAATTACAGCCACCATTACCAAAGAAGCCGTAGAAGATCTGGGCTTAAAAGTTGGTGATGAAGTAATGGCTATTATTAAATCCAGTGAAGTAATGATTGCCAAAAAGTAA
- a CDS encoding ABC transporter ATP-binding protein produces MNILELEGISKKYDQEEILLNVNLKIKKGTNLGLIGPTGCGKTTLLRIIDLLETPDSGKIVFNDIDVLNSSKKEKIQIRRKIGMVFQKPVVFRGTVMENVAYGPDIRGRDKNELKGKISEKLESLGLGGYEDRDASSLSGGETQRMALARVLINEPELLVLDEPTANLDPLSTEKIESIILELKKNENTVIMATHDLIQGQRLCDEIAILNHKIFQIGSPEDVFSKPKNRFVADFVGVKNIIQGHAEAASEGLSAIKTSSLTIYSSESLNGSVHVSIRPEDITLSLNKVETSALNEFKGEVTEISKQGALVNVKISVSGEIFMVYMTRKSFLDMELTIGSPVWIQFKASAVHVFK; encoded by the coding sequence ATGAATATTTTAGAATTAGAAGGAATTTCAAAAAAATACGATCAAGAAGAGATTCTACTTAATGTTAACCTTAAAATTAAAAAAGGTACCAATTTAGGGCTTATTGGCCCTACAGGATGTGGAAAAACCACATTACTTAGAATAATTGATTTGCTGGAAACTCCTGATTCTGGAAAGATTGTTTTTAATGATATTGATGTATTAAATTCTTCAAAAAAAGAAAAAATTCAAATTAGAAGAAAAATAGGCATGGTATTTCAAAAACCAGTGGTTTTTAGAGGAACCGTTATGGAAAACGTGGCTTATGGCCCGGATATACGAGGCCGTGACAAAAATGAACTAAAAGGAAAAATAAGTGAAAAACTGGAATCCCTGGGGCTGGGAGGTTACGAAGACCGGGATGCTTCCAGCCTATCTGGCGGGGAAACCCAACGAATGGCGCTGGCTCGAGTGCTTATTAATGAACCAGAACTCTTAGTTCTGGATGAACCAACTGCTAATCTGGATCCCCTGTCCACTGAAAAAATTGAATCAATAATCCTGGAGCTTAAAAAGAATGAAAACACAGTTATAATGGCTACCCACGATTTAATCCAGGGCCAAAGATTATGTGATGAAATTGCCATTTTAAATCATAAAATTTTCCAGATTGGCTCCCCGGAAGATGTTTTTAGTAAACCAAAGAATCGTTTTGTGGCCGATTTTGTAGGGGTTAAGAATATCATCCAGGGCCATGCTGAAGCAGCTTCCGAAGGATTATCTGCCATAAAAACTAGCTCATTAACTATTTATTCGTCTGAATCATTGAATGGTTCGGTTCATGTGAGTATTCGGCCAGAAGATATTACGCTTTCCCTTAATAAAGTAGAAACCAGCGCCTTAAATGAATTTAAGGGCGAGGTTACAGAGATAAGTAAACAGGGTGCATTGGTTAATGTTAAAATAAGTGTTTCAGGGGAAATTTTCATGGTTTACATGACGAGAAAATCCTTTTTAGACATGGAACTTACCATTGGTTCACCAGTATGGATTCAGTTTAAGGCCTCGGCCGTTCATGTTTTTAAATAA
- a CDS encoding 4Fe-4S binding protein — translation MPVIIDQEKCEGISECPGEGLCIKLCEKGALEEKDNQIVFISEKCDDCDICIQNCPSQAIVKE, via the coding sequence ATGCCAGTGATTATTGACCAAGAAAAATGCGAAGGAATATCAGAATGCCCTGGAGAAGGATTATGTATCAAACTCTGTGAAAAAGGAGCATTAGAAGAAAAAGACAACCAAATTGTATTTATTTCAGAAAAGTGTGACGATTGTGATATTTGCATACAAAACTGTCCCAGCCAGGCCATAGTGAAGGAATGA
- the glnA gene encoding type I glutamate--ammonia ligase — MSDKVGQIISKMDECGVKFVRLQFVDIHGIPKNMAVPINRPDQIEDIINDGLLFDGSSVSGFVNINESDLILKPDPETFSTLPWRPEEKGVCRFICDVYWPDAKTPFEGDPRYVLRKALEKVEKSGYEYNVGPEPEFFILDQDEEGNIIPHDDGAYFDVEPVDKGTDIRRRLVMDLEALEFDIEVSHHEVAPGQHEIDFKFDKALKTADAVITFKQAIKAIADNMGHYVTFMPKPFFGENGSGMHINQSLFKNGENAFYDPNTENQLSEEAINFTGGLLKHSKALAAICAPTINSYKRLVPGYEAPVYIAYGLKNRSTLVRIPASRGKRTRVELRMPDPSCNPYLAFAAVLEAGMDGIKNKVDPGEATEVDVFGKTSAELTDMGIDVLPSSLWEAYHALEADEVIKSSLGDHVFEQFMSIKRKEWDDYRIQVFPYELEKYLTI, encoded by the coding sequence ATGTCAGATAAAGTAGGACAAATAATTAGTAAAATGGACGAATGCGGCGTTAAGTTCGTGCGACTCCAGTTTGTAGACATACACGGAATTCCTAAAAATATGGCCGTTCCCATCAACAGGCCAGACCAGATCGAAGATATTATAAATGACGGTCTTCTGTTTGACGGTTCATCCGTTTCAGGATTCGTAAATATAAATGAAAGTGACCTTATTCTAAAACCAGACCCAGAAACATTCTCCACTCTCCCATGGAGACCAGAAGAGAAGGGTGTTTGCAGATTTATCTGTGACGTATACTGGCCAGACGCCAAAACACCTTTTGAAGGAGACCCTCGATACGTATTGAGAAAAGCTCTAGAAAAAGTAGAAAAATCCGGATACGAATATAACGTAGGCCCAGAACCAGAATTTTTCATCTTGGATCAGGACGAAGAAGGAAACATAATTCCTCATGATGATGGTGCTTATTTCGATGTAGAACCTGTTGATAAAGGAACCGACATACGAAGACGATTGGTAATGGATTTGGAAGCATTGGAATTTGATATAGAAGTTTCTCACCACGAAGTAGCTCCTGGTCAACACGAAATTGATTTCAAATTCGACAAAGCTTTAAAAACTGCTGATGCAGTAATCACCTTTAAACAGGCCATTAAAGCTATAGCAGATAATATGGGCCACTATGTGACCTTCATGCCAAAACCATTCTTCGGAGAAAATGGAAGCGGCATGCACATCAACCAGTCCTTATTCAAAAACGGTGAAAACGCATTTTACGACCCAAATACAGAAAATCAGCTTTCTGAAGAAGCTATAAACTTCACTGGTGGTCTATTAAAGCACTCCAAAGCTCTAGCAGCCATATGTGCTCCAACCATAAACTCTTACAAAAGGTTAGTTCCAGGATACGAAGCTCCAGTATATATTGCTTACGGTCTCAAAAACAGATCCACCCTAGTCAGAATCCCTGCATCCCGTGGAAAACGTACTCGTGTCGAGTTAAGAATGCCCGATCCATCTTGTAACCCTTACTTAGCATTTGCAGCTGTTTTAGAAGCGGGTATGGACGGTATTAAAAACAAGGTTGACCCAGGAGAAGCAACAGAAGTGGATGTATTTGGAAAAACCAGCGCTGAGTTAACCGATATGGGAATAGATGTTTTACCATCCAGCCTATGGGAAGCTTACCACGCTCTGGAAGCCGACGAAGTAATTAAATCTTCACTTGGCGACCATGTTTTCGAACAGTTCATGTCCATTAAACGCAAAGAATGGGATGACTATAGAATACAAGTATTCCCCTACGAATTAGAGAAATATTTAACTATATAA
- a CDS encoding MotA/TolQ/ExbB proton channel family protein — translation MMENLFNSEILTSALHLISQALLIPVIIGLLLFFAYALVSLGTLFYEYYHRIRINIKQIESMIISVGNTENPQKIVETVKNAIISQNQKNALIQLAESFRISSKSREAFARKLLESEEIKAAKKLEKTDIVTRLGPTLGLMGTLIPMGPGLAALGGGDIQGLSQAIIVAFDTTVVGLAAGGLAYVISKIRRRWYEEDLSNLEVMAESVLEVMKNA, via the coding sequence ATGATGGAAAATTTATTTAACAGTGAAATTTTAACCAGTGCTTTGCATTTAATTTCCCAAGCACTTCTCATACCAGTAATAATAGGCCTATTACTATTTTTTGCCTATGCCTTAGTCAGCTTGGGAACCCTATTTTATGAATATTATCATAGAATTCGTATCAACATTAAGCAAATTGAAAGTATGATTATTTCCGTGGGAAATACTGAAAATCCTCAGAAAATAGTTGAAACGGTAAAAAATGCCATTATTTCTCAAAATCAAAAGAATGCTTTGATTCAGTTAGCTGAAAGTTTCAGGATAAGTTCTAAATCTCGGGAAGCATTTGCCAGGAAATTGTTGGAATCAGAAGAAATAAAAGCGGCAAAGAAGCTAGAGAAAACAGACATAGTTACTCGATTAGGACCTACTCTGGGTTTAATGGGTACTTTAATACCAATGGGTCCTGGATTAGCTGCTTTAGGCGGGGGAGATATCCAGGGATTATCCCAAGCCATTATTGTAGCTTTTGACACTACGGTAGTTGGTTTGGCTGCTGGGGGCCTGGCCTATGTAATTTCTAAGATTAGAAGAAGATGGTATGAAGAAGATCTTTCTAACTTGGAAGTGATGGCTGAATCAGTTCTGGAAGTGATGAAAAATGCTTAG
- a CDS encoding DUF2149 domain-containing protein yields the protein MLRRSSRRLISIGGEEDPMAGSANLVDAMLVLSVGFLIFLVISWNMQSVIFSDMNPQERQDTIKAMKEVAQVKMGEKINETPQSASGSGKGMEEMGKVYKDPKTGKLIMVQGG from the coding sequence ATGCTTAGAAGAAGTAGTAGGAGGTTAATATCTATTGGAGGTGAAGAAGATCCCATGGCAGGTTCGGCCAATCTGGTGGATGCCATGCTGGTCTTATCAGTGGGGTTTTTAATTTTTTTAGTTATCTCCTGGAATATGCAGAGTGTAATTTTTAGTGACATGAATCCTCAAGAACGTCAAGACACAATAAAAGCCATGAAAGAAGTAGCTCAAGTTAAAATGGGTGAAAAAATTAATGAAACTCCCCAATCTGCTTCTGGATCAGGGAAAGGAATGGAAGAAATGGGGAAAGTATATAAAGATCCTAAAACCGGAAAATTGATTATGGTTCAGGGAGGATAA
- a CDS encoding DUF128 domain-containing protein: MPNETDQKMMEILRILADREEVLGAKTIAEELKRKGYNLGERAVRYHMRILDEKGFTERIGYAGREITNNGLNELKKGLIYDQVDFIFSKFESMIYQTTLDAVKAQGKVVVNTSSFNDKKALNIIKEVFEGGIGVSPLVQIDETINEQSSQKEVLLKTVCGTTIDGMLLNEGIPVIPQYGGIVNVEDYIPTHFTELIAYQKTSMTPLEAFTAKEMTSVLNVVREGHGMIPANFRIIPSSSKEIAEQMFQNLEKIGISGMLKIGEDGESVLGVPVEDNMVGIAVTGGIAPLCAAKEAGFDVNIKLAENLMDYSELNKIGSFKSALKSSNNENGQKVKFLLSKAWNLIQQVDFDPQTQKGHMIANISYVPKEHLEESLEIMGEIFKDHPEYCTSPFYKIVDHPEDKNKKGIATVCSLTLDGILIKNGIMSTPKYGGILEMEEKGPRFVELTAYSGSSLDPHEIYISKDMTSVNEALTGYGRLLAGLKEIPYLTRPHALEILSHIQDAGLSVLKIGEPSELVYNAKVERYRVGIVAPGGLNPLAAVKEQGISVEPKAVETLVELKELEKII, encoded by the coding sequence ATGCCCAATGAAACTGATCAAAAGATGATGGAAATTCTAAGGATTCTCGCTGACCGCGAGGAAGTTCTTGGAGCAAAGACCATCGCTGAAGAATTAAAAAGAAAAGGTTATAACCTAGGAGAGCGTGCTGTACGCTATCACATGCGCATCCTAGATGAAAAAGGATTTACCGAACGTATAGGATACGCCGGAAGAGAAATAACCAATAACGGCCTTAATGAATTGAAAAAAGGTCTAATTTACGATCAAGTAGATTTTATTTTCTCAAAATTTGAAAGTATGATTTATCAAACTACCCTTGATGCAGTTAAAGCTCAGGGCAAAGTAGTGGTAAATACTTCCAGTTTTAATGATAAGAAAGCCCTGAATATCATAAAAGAGGTTTTCGAAGGAGGCATAGGTGTAAGTCCTCTGGTTCAAATCGATGAAACGATTAATGAACAAAGTTCCCAAAAAGAGGTTCTACTGAAAACAGTTTGTGGAACCACTATTGATGGTATGCTCCTTAATGAAGGAATACCAGTGATTCCCCAGTATGGAGGGATTGTAAATGTGGAAGATTACATACCTACTCATTTTACTGAGTTAATTGCTTATCAAAAAACCTCCATGACCCCCCTAGAAGCTTTTACTGCTAAAGAGATGACTTCTGTTTTAAATGTGGTTAGAGAAGGTCATGGAATGATACCTGCCAATTTTAGAATTATACCAAGCTCTTCTAAAGAAATAGCAGAGCAGATGTTCCAGAATTTAGAAAAAATTGGAATTTCAGGTATGCTCAAAATAGGAGAAGATGGGGAATCTGTTCTAGGAGTTCCTGTAGAAGATAATATGGTAGGAATTGCCGTGACTGGAGGAATTGCTCCATTATGTGCAGCTAAAGAAGCTGGATTTGATGTTAATATAAAATTAGCTGAAAATTTAATGGATTACAGTGAACTTAATAAAATTGGATCATTTAAAAGTGCCTTGAAATCTTCAAATAATGAAAACGGCCAAAAAGTTAAATTTTTGCTTTCTAAGGCCTGGAATTTAATACAACAAGTTGATTTTGATCCTCAGACTCAAAAAGGACATATGATTGCCAATATATCCTATGTACCCAAAGAACATCTAGAAGAATCTCTGGAAATTATGGGCGAAATCTTCAAAGATCATCCGGAGTATTGTACCAGTCCTTTTTATAAAATAGTGGACCATCCAGAGGATAAAAATAAAAAAGGGATTGCTACCGTGTGCAGCTTGACCTTGGACGGGATTTTAATCAAAAACGGAATAATGTCCACTCCAAAATACGGTGGAATTCTAGAAATGGAGGAAAAAGGGCCCCGATTCGTAGAACTAACAGCATATAGTGGTTCTTCTCTGGATCCCCACGAGATATATATCTCCAAAGATATGACCTCTGTTAATGAAGCTCTTACTGGATACGGTCGATTATTGGCTGGTTTAAAAGAAATTCCTTACTTGACCCGGCCCCATGCGCTAGAAATATTGTCACATATACAAGATGCTGGATTATCCGTGCTTAAAATTGGAGAACCCAGTGAATTAGTTTATAATGCTAAAGTAGAGCGTTATAGAGTAGGAATAGTTGCTCCAGGTGGTTTAAATCCTTTAGCAGCGGTTAAAGAGCAGGGCATTTCTGTAGAACCTAAAGCTGTGGAAACCTTGGTTGAACTTAAGGAATTAGAAAAGATTATTTAA
- a CDS encoding DUF2097 domain-containing protein has product MILKKTENLSASCDEICQYINNEVKNGDTVRLSIGRVYIPGKVITNNDGVIQIKIDSEMIKGLTTIDVEKLKEQLIEVEHECEDGICVLEATDD; this is encoded by the coding sequence ATGATATTGAAAAAAACTGAAAATCTTAGTGCTAGTTGTGACGAAATTTGCCAGTACATAAATAACGAAGTAAAAAATGGAGATACCGTTCGTTTATCTATTGGAAGAGTTTACATTCCAGGGAAAGTAATAACCAATAATGACGGTGTCATTCAAATTAAGATTGATAGTGAAATGATAAAAGGATTAACTACCATTGATGTGGAAAAACTCAAAGAACAGCTCATAGAAGTTGAACACGAATGTGAAGATGGCATATGTGTTTTAGAAGCTACAGATGATTGA